A region of Dictyostelium discoideum AX4 chromosome 1 chromosome, whole genome shotgun sequence DNA encodes the following proteins:
- the gnt4 gene encoding GlcNAc transferase — MIIDSKNLITNKKRLIFGAVFILLIFYFIFSSDEENFRERSQRGVGGVVGGNNNNKGQQPQQQQQQQRAEWSDSQLTKTIKENMKLNNATIESDLYKVKWLDEIRPDNERVRKFRIKKNSDITANLDRLYDHPPIAIVTSNKPKHLDRLLANLINNCNANIDRIKVFNDGKSVQNILSKYNVTKEYRISKKSQEGSNSNQVLSNEEKQYYMNSHYKEIFSFMFNNETSDKVIFLEEDLIMSPDSLEYFNHLSKLMNYDPSIFGISAWNDNGFKWNVEQSRSNFENKFSFLRQDHFGGLGFLISREIYKKRIEPNWQIESTTPWDVIVQQSMRSGDSCIFPEIPRSQHAPLLERNYDSIFKDQPEKDGWGNYNFYLPKITTIHTYHMNLSKYLSPEYDLQVKKRIMRATEVDTLNSIPMMFSTSNRFVYYVPAKSNDDPRWDAVIDKLQMVGRGNGGAVRGIYKGVIETTFFGKRVYLVGTYSPFYSQQQRNKSQRILFNDFPKEEFDPTITNPLTSTMLFRTDKDLSLDITLAEKVFSCKDFCEKHKVSCLESDMMLLTDSTIVLLQLEQHCSQVNYIPSNNTDTFYPIKDKDGICWTTNQYSKLSCTSKPPKKSEASRICICKDKSF, encoded by the coding sequence atgataattgatagtaaaaatttaattacgAATAAAAAGAGGTTAATATTTGGAgctgtttttattttactcatattttatttcattttttcaagTGATGAAGAGAATTTTAGAGAGAGATCTCAAAGAGGTGTTGGTGGTGTAGTTGgaggtaataataataataaaggtcaacaaccacaacaacaacaacaacaacagagAGCAGAATGGAGTGATAGTCAATTaactaaaacaattaaagagaatatgaaattaaataacgCAACCATTGAATCAGATTTATATAAAGTTAAATGGTTAGATGAAATTAGACCAGACAATGAAAGAGTTAgaaaatttagaattaaaaagaaCTCTGATATCACAGCTAATCTTGATAGGTTATATGATCATCCACCCATTGCAATTGTGACatcaaataaaccaaaacATTTAGATCGTTTACTTGCAAATCTAATCAATAATTGTAATGCAAACATTGATAGAATTAAAGTTTTCAATGATGGTAAATCAGttcaaaatatattatcaaaGTATAATGTAACCAAAGAGTATCGTATTTCAAAGAAATCTCAAGAGGGTTCAAATTCCAATCAAGTGTTATCAAATGAAGAGAAACAATACTATATGAATTCACATTATAAAGAAATCTTTTCATTTAtgtttaataatgaaaccaGTGATAAAGTTATCTTTTTAGAAGAGGATTTAATTATGTCACCAGATTCATTGGAGTATTTTAATCATCTTTCAAAGTTGATGAATTATGATCCAAGCATATTTGGTATTTCTGCATGGAATGATAATGGTTTCAAATGGAATGTTGAGCAATCAAGATCAAACTTTGAGAATAAGTTCTCATTCCTTCGTCAAGATCATTTCGGTGGACTTGGTTTCCTAATCTCAAGAGAAATCTATAAAAAACGTATTGAACCAAATTGGCAAATCGAATCAACTACACCATGGGATGTTATAGTTCAACAATCAATGCGTTCTGGTGATTCTTGTATTTTTCCAGAGATTCCACGTTCGCAACATGCTCCATTATTAGAACGAAACTATGATTCAATCTTCAAAGATCAACCAGAGAAAGATGGTTGGggtaattataatttctatCTTCCAAAGATTACCACCATTCATACCTATCATATGAATCTTTCAAAATATCTCTCACCCGAATACGATCTTCAAGTAAAGAAACGTATTATGAGAGCCACCGAAGTTGAtactttaaattcaataccaATGATGTTCTCAACTTCAAATAGATTCGTTTATTATGTACCAGCAAAATCAAATGACGATCCAAGATGGGATGCAGTTATCGATAAACTTCAAATGGTTGGTAGAGGCAATGGTGGCGCTGTTAGAGGTATCTATAAAGGTGTTATTGAGACCACTTTCTTTGGCAAAAGAGTTTATTTGGTTGGTACCTATTCACCATTCTATAGTCAAcaacaaagaaataaaagTCAACGTATACTTTTCAATGATTTTCCAAAGGAAGAATTTGATCCAACCATCACAAATCCTTTAACAAGTACTATGCTATTTAGAACTGATAAAGATCTCTCATTGGATATTACTTTGGCTGAAAAAGTTTTCTCTTGTAAAGACTTTTGTGAAAAACATAAAGTATCATGTTTAGAATCTGATATGATGTTATTAACTGATAGTACTATAGTTTTACTACAATTGGAACAACATTGTAGTCAAGTAAACTATATACCAAGTAATAATACCGATACATTTTATCCAATCAAAGATAAAGATGGCATTTGTTGGACTACAAATCAATATAGTAAATTAAGTTGTACTTCAAAACCTCCAAAGAAATCCGAAGCTTCAagaatttgtatttgtaaagataaatcattttaa
- the CYP524A1 gene encoding cytochrome P450 family protein — protein MKTPTKYFIIFILLAALAVFVSEATSKVGQQTTTTTQQVKCSGLQCTLNKLIVAVGKFTIKQILVGIVIVLATIALHQQYVITQKKGSLPGPSFVPPFFGMLFQLIFTPFSFYEKQEKYGPISWTSIMNKFVLFVTDAEINRQVFKEENAKLYLSLGAKKILTEKAIPFIEGAPHRQLRKQLLPLFTIRALSSYLPIQESIVDEHIAMWIKNGKADINARNNCRDLNMAISTGVFVGNNTPESVRDDIAKNFFVMNEGFLCLPIDLPGTTLRKAINARVRLVEIFTDIIAKSRKRMGDGEKPQSLIDLWVEHFLNCPEEERDELSNDTIIFTLLSFMFASQDALTSSLVWTVQLMAEHPDILAKVRAEQASLRPNNEKLDLDTMRQATYTRMVVSEILRFRPPAVMVPHENIEDIVIGDNVHVPKGTMILPSIWSAHFQEGGYSDPYKFDPQRFDSVRKEDVTCAKNSLVFGAGPHFCIGKELAKNQIEVFLTKLAMSTEWTHNKTPGGDEIIFGPTIFPKDGCNITIKARN, from the exons atgaaaactccaactaaatatttcattatatttattttattagcTGCTTTAGCAGTTTTTGTATCTGAAGCCACTTCAAAAGTTGGACAACaaacaaccacaactacTCAACAAGTTAAATGTTCAGGTTTACAATGTACTCTCAATAAACTTATTGTTGCTG ttggtaaatttacaattaaacaaattttagTTGGAATTGTTATTGTATTAGCAACAATTGCATTACATCAACAATATGTTATTACACAAAAGAAAGGATCATTACCAGGACCATCATTCGTTCCACCATTCTTTGGTATGCTTTTCCAATTGATCTTCACTCCATTCTCATTCTatgaaaaacaagaaaagTATGGACCAATCTCATGGACATCAATTATGAATAAATTTGTACTTTTTGTCACTGATGCCGAGATCAATCGTCAAGTTTTCAAGGAAGAGAATGCCAAATTGTACCTTTCATTGGGTGCAAAGAAGATTCTCACTGAAAAGGCCATTCCATTCATTGAAGGTGCTCCACACAGACAATTACGTAAACAATTGTTACCATTATTCACCATTCGTGCTCTTTCATCCTATCTTCCAATTCAAGAATCCATCGTCGATGAACATATTGCCATGTGGATTAAAAACGGTAAAGCCGATATCAACGCTCGTAACAATTGTCGTGATCTCAATATGGCCATTTCAACCGGTGTTTTCGTAGGTAACAATACACCAGAATCTGTTCGTGATGATATTGCCAAGAATTTCTTTGTCATGAATGAAGGTTTCCTTTGTCTCCCAATCGATTTACCAGGTACCACTCTCCGTAAGGCAATCAATGCTCGTGTTCGTTTAGTTGAGATCTTCACTGATATCATCGCCAAAAGTCGTAAGAGAATGGGTGATGGTGAAAAACCACAATCTCTCATTGATCTCTGGGTTGAACATTTCCTCAATTGTCCAGAAGAAGAAAGAGATGAACTCAGCAATGACACTATTATCTTTACTCTCTTAAGTTTCATGTTTGCCTCTCAAGATGCTCTCACCTCTTCATTGGTTTGGACCGTTCAATTAATGGCTGAACATCCAGATATTCTCGCTAAAGTTAGAGCCGAACAAGCTAGCCTCCGtccaaataatgaaaaattagaCCTTGATACCATGAGACAAGCCACCTACACTCGTATGGTAGTTTCTGAAATCCTTCGTTTCCGTCCACCAGCTGTTATGGTTCCACATGAAAACATTGAAGATATCGTCATTGGTGATAATGTTCACGTTCCAAAGGGTACTATGATTCTTCCATCCATTTGGTCTGCTCACTTCCAAGAAGGTGGTTACTCTGATCCATACAAATTCGATCCACAACGTTTCGATTCTGTCCGTAAGGAAGATGTCACTTGTGCTAAAAACTCACTCGTCTTTGGTGCTGGTCCACACTTTTGTATTGGTAAAGAACTCGCTAAAAATCAAATCGAAGTTTTCTTAACTAAATTAGCAATGTCAACTGAATGGACTCACAACAAAACTCCAGGTGGTGATGAAATTATCTTTGGTCCAACTATTTTCCCAAAGGATGGTTGTAACATTACTATTAAAGCTcgtaattaa